GCACCGTGATGAAGCGCGGCATCGAAGGCAGCGAAGACGAAGTTTTGGCTAGCTTCCACCAGAAGTGGCGTTACAACATTCGGCTCGCGGCAAAAAAAGGCGTCGTGGTGCGCGAAGCCGAACGCAAAGATTTGCCGGCGATTCACGAGTTGTACCGTGTGACAGCGCAGCGCGACGGATTCACCGGACGGCCTTTGTCGTATTTTGAAAAGCTGTGGGATGTGCTGGAGCCGAAAGGTCTCGCGAAGTTTTTCATCACCGAGCTGGAAGGCAAGCCGCTTTCTGCCGCGATTTGCTTCATCACCGGCCCGCAATGTTGGTATGTTTACGGCGCGAGTTCTAACGAACACCGCAACGTGATGCCCAACCACGCAATGCAGTGGGAAATGATAAAGTGGGCGAAATCGCAGGGCTGCACCGTTTACGATTTTCGCGGCGTCGCCGATGAAACGCAAGCGCAAACCGATGAGCATCTCGCGGGTCTCAATCGCTTCAAAGCAGGTTTCAGCGCCGAAGTGGTGAGCTACGTCGGCGAATTCGATCTGGTTTTGTCCCCCGCGTGGTACTGGCTGTGGACGACGGCGCGGCCAAAAGTCATCGCGTTGATGAAGCGCGTAAAGAAATAAGGGACGGTCGAATTCGACCGTACCTTCGGAAGTAGAAACTATGAATATGTGGATTGATTCGCAGCCGCGCCTCGAAACGCTGTGTGCGATTTTGCGGGAAGCGAACGCGCCGATTGGTATCGACACCGAATTTATTTCGGAAAAGCGCTACTTCGCGCAGCTTTGTCTGGTGCAGGTGGGCTGTGACGCGCCTGATGGTTTTATCGAAGCGCTTATCGACCCGTTCGCCGTCGATTTGCAGCCGCTTTACGACTTGTGCGCCGATGCAAGCATCGAGAAAATCGTGCATTCGGGCGGACAGGATTTGCAGATTTTCGCCGACGCCGGTTGCATCTGGCACAACGTGTTTGACACGCAAATCGCGGCGGCGTTTTTGGGCTACGGCCATCAGGCCGGACTGGCCGATTTGGTCAAGCGCATTTGCAAAGGGCCGCAGCTTTCCAAGAAGTTTCAGTTCACCGATTGGGCCGCGCGCCCGCTTTCCAAAGAGCAAATGGATTACGCGCTCGACGACATTCGGTTTCTGCCGCAAATGCATCGTTTCCTCGTGAAGAAGCTTCAAGAACGCGGGCGCGAAAGTTGGGCCGAAACCGAATTCGCGCGCCTTATCGAAAAGTCCTCTACGCGCACCGCGCCCGAAGATTTGATGTGGCGGCTCAATGTGTCCGGCCTCAATCGCCGCGCGCTCGGCGTATTGCGCGAGTTGGCGATGATCCGCGACGAAATGGCGCGGCATTCCGACAAGCCCGCCAGTTTCATCGTGCCCGATTTGACGATGACGCAGTTGGCGAAAAACCCGCCGCAGAATTTGCAGGAACTGCGCGCGACACGCGGAATGCCCGGCGTGCGTGAAGCGCAATCACGCGAAATTCTCGCCGCGATTCAACGCGCGCTGGCGCTGCCCGATGAGGAATTGCCGCGCCGTCAGGACAGAGAAATTCTCGACCCGCAACACGACGCGGTTTCGACGCTTCTGGGCAGCATCGCCGGAGCACGCGCGGCGGATAACGACATCGCGCGCCCGTATCTTGCGCCGCGCGACCAGATCAACGAACTCACTTCGTGGTGGCTGCGCCGCGACGATTCGCCCGAACCCGATTTGCCGCTGCTACGCGATTGGCGTCGCGAAATCATCGGCGGAGAGTTGTTGGAATTACTCGACGGCAAACGCGTCGTCGTCTTCGACCGCACACCCGGCGCGCCTGCTGTTCGCACGCAATAAGTACGGTCGAATTCGACCGTATCCCTTTCGGCTTCAAGAACACGGATGAATACCAAATTCATCCGTGTTGCTTTTTGTGGATTCTATGAACGTTTGGATTGAAGTTAATCGCGCGGCGCTGCGGCGCAACTTTGAAATCGCGCAAAGTGTGGCGGGCGACGCGAAAATCATCGCCGTTATCAAGGCCAACGCTTACGGCCACGGCGCTGTGGAATGCGCGCGCGTCTTTGCCGAGGCGGGGGCTGCGATGCTCGCCGTCACGCGTTTGGATGAAGCCTCCCCGATTCGTGACGCCGGAATAGACGCGCCAATTTTGCTGCTCGCGCCGGTTTTACCCGACGAATGTGAAGAAGCCGTCGTGCGCGATTTAACGTGCTGCGTCAATGCGTTCGACGACGCGCATTTGTTGTCGCAAGCGGCAGCGAAACAGGGCAAAACCGCACGCGTTCATTTGAAAATCAATACAGGAATGGGTCGTTTGGGCGTTGAACCGAAGGACGCGGTTGCCGTTGCCGAACGAATCGCGGCGTTGCCAAATCTCGCGCTGGATGCCGCGTGGACACATTTTGCGTTTGCAGGCGAACCGGACGAAGTCGCAACAAAGAAGCAATTCGCCCTGCTCGATTCATTACGCGCGCCGCTGGCACCGTTCGTTTCCCAGTTTCATTGCGCCAATTCGTCGGCACTTTTGCGTTTCCCCGAAATGCGCCTCGATTTCGCACGGCCCGGCACGATGCTTTACGGCCAATTTCCTTCAGCAGCGGCGGGAGCCGCAGCGAAAGCACAAAACCTCTCGCTCGCGGATACGTGGAAAGCCAAAGCGCGTGTTGTCGCGCTGCGCGATGTAAAAGCGGGGCAAACGGTTGGTTATGGTGGCGAATGGCGCGCGTCGAAGCCAAGTCGCATTGCGACGCTGGCGATTGGTTTTGCCGACGGGCTTTCGCAGCAGCCGGAAACCCGCGAAGTCGGGGCGTTTGTCGCGCTACAAAACGCGGCGAAAAACCTCGCGCGACGCGGGCGGTTGCCGTTTCGCACCGCGCAATTTCCATCGCCCGATGGCCGCATGCGCGCGCCGATTGTTGGCAGAATCGCCATGCAAAGCTGTTCGGTCGATGTGACGGGAATGCCGGTTCATGTCGGCGACGCAATGGACATCCTTCTGCGCCGAACGTCGGCGGGCGCTCATTTGCCACGCGTTTACGTTGATGAAACGGATTAGAACGGTCGAAACGGACCCTTCGCTGGCTTCTCTTCTGCACCGCGCACACAAACGAGGTGACTTATGGCACGAGGCGATAAATCGGCTTACACCGATAAGCAAAAGCGCAAAGCCGAACACATCGAAGAAAGCTACGAAAAGCAAGGCGTCGGGGAAGAGGAAGCTGAGCGCCGCGCCTGGGCGACGGTGAACAAAAGCGATGGCGGCGGCAAGCAAAGTGGTTCCGGTCGAGGCACGAAAACAAATTCCGAACCAGCCAAACGCGGTGGCGCCAAAGGCGGAGCCGCGTCGGCTTCACGTTCCGCGTCCGACCGCAGCACGGCAGCCAAAAAAGGCTGGGAAACGCGCCGTAAAAACGCGGCCTAAAGAACAAAGAGTACAGTCGAATTCGACCGTGCTCTTTTAATCTCCCCCGCCCCCACAGCCGCCTCCGCCACAACCACCGCCGTCGCTCCTACCATCGTTTGAATCGCCACTGGAGCCACCACAACCGCTGGAGCTGCTGATATGCGTCGCACAGTAATCGTTGCGATTGTCGTTGCGAATTCCGGAAAGGCAATCGAGGCTGTAAATGAAGCCATTTTCGACGTGCAATAAATCGTCGATGGCGAAAAGCAGCGGCAGCCGGTCGGGTTGCTTCCGATTAATCCCTTCCTGTTCACACGACAATCGCCATGCGCGCTCAATTCCCTTCTGGGCCGTGGTTCGGGTTTTCATCGCTTCGGCGGGCGTGTGATGCAAATAGCGCCCGAAAGCTTGCAGGCAAAAGTCGTTGTAATCGCGCGTGAACAAAATGAATTCGTGCCACGCGTCGTCCACGATTTGCGACGGCATCGAAACCATCAAGATGCCCGCATAATGACAAACGACGAAGTAGTTGCGTAGCGCTTCAAAGACAAGGTCTTGCTCGCGTGCATCGAGAGACTTTCTCGCAGCGAATCGACTTTTCAATCCGCTGGAAAATTCATACGTTTCGATAAAGCTGCGACGGCGTTGAGACGCTGTTTGAAAGCCGAAAAGCCCCAGCAGGTTCATACAGTTTCCTTTGAAGTCACCCGAAGTACGGTCGATTTCGACCGTACTTTTAGCTGTTGAGCGCGGTTTCCATTGCGTCCACACATTCGGCAACAGGCAGACTCCAAAAGCCGCCTTTGGCCTGCTTCCACTGACGATAGCCTTGCTCGTAATCGGGCAACGGCGCATTTGTTTCCAGCAACTCGTCACGCTGGCTTCAAGCGCCATCTCCGCTATCGGCATGTGGCCAATAACCCGGCTGTAGCCATCGGGCGCATTGGGAACGCGCACGCGCACATCACGCAAGCTGATGTGTATCACGGTTTCTTCTCTTACAGTTTCGACGCGGCACATAATGAGCGTCGAATCGGGTTCCAGGTCTCGTGTGTGATAACGACAAACCTGACCGGCTACAAAGCGTGATGCGGGTGCTTGCGGCGCATCGCCTTTCCCAAACAATCGCTTAAGATTCATGTGATCCTTGAAACAACCGTCGAGATTGGGTCAGGCTAGCTCAGCCAGCGCAGCCGCGCGCTTTGAGCAACGCGGTCGATGGCAACGATGTAAGCGGCAGTGCGCCAATCGACGCCATGCGCTTGTGCGGTTTCGCGAACACTGTCCCACGCGCGAATCAGTTTTTCTTCGAGTTCGGCGTGAACCCGTTCTTCCTTCCAACTAAATTCGGTGAGGTTTTGCGTCCATTCAAAATACGAAACTACCACGCCGCCCGCATTCGCCAGAACATCGGGCAAAGCTAAAATGCCGCGTTCGTGGAGCACTCTCGCGCCACCGACCGTCACGGGTGCATTGGCCGCTTCGACCACCAATTTTGTTTGAATACGCGCGGCAACATCCGCGTCGATAACGCCGCCCAATGCGGCGGGAATGAGAATATCGCAAGGCGTTTCGAGAATCGCGCGTGGCGGGCACGTTGTTGCGCCTGCAAAGTTCGCGATGGCTTTGGTCTGCGCGCTATGAGCCAGCAGCGCCGGAATATCGAGACCATCGGGATTGCACACCGCGCCGAGCGCATCACCGACGGCGATAATCTTTGCACCCTCTACGTACAGCAAACGCGCGGCGTGGCTTCCAACATTACCAAAGCCCTGAATCACCACGCGCACACCCTTGAGCGGCATATCCAAACTTTCGCAGACCGCGCGTGTGAGCAGCATCACGCCGCGCCCGGTTGCGTCGTCGCGCCCGACACTGCCCATCAGTTGAACCGGCTTGCCCGTGACGACCGCGGGAGAATAGCCGTGACTGTGAGAATACTCATCCATAATCCACGCCATTGTTTGCGCGTTGGTGTTCATATCGGGCGCGGGAATATCGCGCGACGGGCCGATAATATCGGCAATCGCGCGCACAAACGAACGCGTCAGGCGCTGGCGTTCGTCGGAACTCATGCGTTGCGGCTCGCAGGTAATGCCCCCTTTGGCGCCGCCGAAGGGAATATCGACAAGTGCGGTTTTCCACGTCATGAGGGCGGCGAGGGCACGCACTTCGTCGTTGGAAACCGAAGGATGATAGCGCAAGCCGCCTTTACACGGACCACGCGTGTTGTCGTGCTGGATGCGATAGCCGTTAAAAACCCGCCACTCGCCGTTGTCCATTTTGATGGGCAACTCGACCGAAAGCTCACGAAAAGGCCGCTTGAGAATCGTGCGTTCGGCGTCGGGAAGCGACAAAATCGCGGCAGCGCGGTCGAAGTAATAGTTCACCGCATCGAAGGCCGAAAGCGCATCAAGTGTTTGAAGCGACGCATCATCCAAAGGCACTTCCGGCAACAACGGAACGTCGGTGGAATTTTCCATAAATCTCCCGAAAAAGTACGGTCGAAATCACTCATACTTTAAGAACTAAAGCTCAATTCAACATATTCCTCGCACCCTCGATGCCGTCGGGAGTGCCCATGCATCTGCTTCTGGAGGGAAATATGACACCGAACTTGCCGCTGACTGCTCTGAGACATTCGCAGGAGACAATTCTCCTCGAAATTTTCCCGATGAGTGACGTGCTGAATCACGACCGGCGTTCGGCAGAGCGCCGCGAAACCGACCGACGCTGTGGCCCCCGACGAACACTAGATGGTGGCTGGGTTCGCGCCGCCGGTTTGGATAAACGCGGGGTCGACCGTCGCTGCGGCGACCGGCGCAATGCCGACCGACGCGTTCGAGATTAATTTCTTGTCGGTTTTAATGTGTTCGCTGATATTCAACCGAACACAGCCCGCACCAAACGGCGTTCTTGACGGTCACGCCGGTGTCCAAACCACTCGGCCATAAATTGTCTTTGATTTTTTGGCCAAAACCAGAATGAAAAACCGCCGTTTTGGCATGGTCGCGGCAAACACCACGTCCGCAAAACTGGCAAACCGCACGCGCTTCGTTCTCACAATAAAAACATTTCACAGGTGCTCTCCTTCAGACTCACGCCGCACGGTTCTTCGCCTCATTCCATAGCGCATCCCATTCTGCCGGCGAGAGCGCTTTGAGTTCTAAACCGCGCGCCGTCGCTGCGGCTTCCATCGCAC
This genomic window from Abditibacteriaceae bacterium contains:
- a CDS encoding peptidoglycan bridge formation glycyltransferase FemA/FemB family protein, whose translation is MNNTHLNKNLAGWNDFVAASPYGDTMQCLEWGDVKKPLWQPVPVVVRDGDAILATALVLKRRIPRTRRCIFYVPRGPIVDWTDLKTVERLMTALREAAKKHRAILIKVDPAVPQGTADFDATIAKHGFLPSPDAEGGFGGTQPRTVMKRGIEGSEDEVLASFHQKWRYNIRLAAKKGVVVREAERKDLPAIHELYRVTAQRDGFTGRPLSYFEKLWDVLEPKGLAKFFITELEGKPLSAAICFITGPQCWYVYGASSNEHRNVMPNHAMQWEMIKWAKSQGCTVYDFRGVADETQAQTDEHLAGLNRFKAGFSAEVVSYVGEFDLVLSPAWYWLWTTARPKVIALMKRVKK
- a CDS encoding ribonuclease D, with the protein product MNMWIDSQPRLETLCAILREANAPIGIDTEFISEKRYFAQLCLVQVGCDAPDGFIEALIDPFAVDLQPLYDLCADASIEKIVHSGGQDLQIFADAGCIWHNVFDTQIAAAFLGYGHQAGLADLVKRICKGPQLSKKFQFTDWAARPLSKEQMDYALDDIRFLPQMHRFLVKKLQERGRESWAETEFARLIEKSSTRTAPEDLMWRLNVSGLNRRALGVLRELAMIRDEMARHSDKPASFIVPDLTMTQLAKNPPQNLQELRATRGMPGVREAQSREILAAIQRALALPDEELPRRQDREILDPQHDAVSTLLGSIAGARAADNDIARPYLAPRDQINELTSWWLRRDDSPEPDLPLLRDWRREIIGGELLELLDGKRVVVFDRTPGAPAVRTQ
- the alr gene encoding alanine racemase; this translates as MNVWIEVNRAALRRNFEIAQSVAGDAKIIAVIKANAYGHGAVECARVFAEAGAAMLAVTRLDEASPIRDAGIDAPILLLAPVLPDECEEAVVRDLTCCVNAFDDAHLLSQAAAKQGKTARVHLKINTGMGRLGVEPKDAVAVAERIAALPNLALDAAWTHFAFAGEPDEVATKKQFALLDSLRAPLAPFVSQFHCANSSALLRFPEMRLDFARPGTMLYGQFPSAAAGAAAKAQNLSLADTWKAKARVVALRDVKAGQTVGYGGEWRASKPSRIATLAIGFADGLSQQPETREVGAFVALQNAAKNLARRGRLPFRTAQFPSPDGRMRAPIVGRIAMQSCSVDVTGMPVHVGDAMDILLRRTSAGAHLPRVYVDETD
- a CDS encoding Glu/Leu/Phe/Val dehydrogenase dimerization domain-containing protein, giving the protein MENSTDVPLLPEVPLDDASLQTLDALSAFDAVNYYFDRAAAILSLPDAERTILKRPFRELSVELPIKMDNGEWRVFNGYRIQHDNTRGPCKGGLRYHPSVSNDEVRALAALMTWKTALVDIPFGGAKGGITCEPQRMSSDERQRLTRSFVRAIADIIGPSRDIPAPDMNTNAQTMAWIMDEYSHSHGYSPAVVTGKPVQLMGSVGRDDATGRGVMLLTRAVCESLDMPLKGVRVVIQGFGNVGSHAARLLYVEGAKIIAVGDALGAVCNPDGLDIPALLAHSAQTKAIANFAGATTCPPRAILETPCDILIPAALGGVIDADVAARIQTKLVVEAANAPVTVGGARVLHERGILALPDVLANAGGVVVSYFEWTQNLTEFSWKEERVHAELEEKLIRAWDSVRETAQAHGVDWRTAAYIVAIDRVAQSARLRWLS
- a CDS encoding DUF2180 family protein, with product MKCFYCENEARAVCQFCGRGVCRDHAKTAVFHSGFGQKIKDNLWPSGLDTGVTVKNAVWCGLCSVEYQRTH